GCAGCTGTCATCCCAGGGTATCTTCTCATCAAAAGGTACTTTTTGCATCAAGGTACCTTGTCACATTCTCATAACCCATCTTTTCCTATTAGTTAATGATTGATTGGCTGTGTGTACCCTATCTGTGTACCCTGTCTAGTGTCCTCAATGTGCAAATAGTCTGGTGAAAGGGCTATTACGCAGGCAGATGAGGCTAGAATGATGTTATGTTGGGTATTGGCTCGAACAGCTGCAGGGATGCTCAAAGCAGTCGCGCGAAAGGCTGGACATCTTTTCTTGGTTATGGTTGCGCGAAAGGCCGAAGCGAAAGGCTGAACAAAGCCCCTTAAATCGCGAATTCCCCCATTTTGATCATTCTCATTTCAGTCCACCTGTCCTGCTTTGAACAATCTTGAGATCATGACAAGACTCTCTTCCGAGGCCGCGGATTATGCTCCTCTGGCCTTGTCGAACGCGACCACCTCCGACCATGACGAGCCGCCGGATGAATGGCAAATCCCACGCTCCAAGGCAGCCAATGTTTGGGCACGTATTGGAACGCTCAACCTCCTGGTTCTGGCGTTGGGATCAATCTTTCTAGCTGCCCCGCTGGTGCTTCTGGGGCTAGTATGGAGAGAGTCAGTGGTCGCCATATCCGGGGGCCACCCTAATATGCTTTGGACGCGAGTTGTTCATGCTGAATGGACTGCCCGATTCGTGACAGCCTGTACCGCAGTGATTAGGATAATCATTGCTTTTCAGGCTGGTGTGTTTACTGCAATGGTTGCTAGTATCATGCTCGAAACAATCGGCACGCCATTATCCTATGCACCATTCTACTCAATCATCAGAGCTGTCAGCGTTAGCCCGAACACTTTACTATTCACAGCAAGTCTCCGACCTAAGGGCGTCCTATCTCTTTTGATCGCTCTACTTGTCGTGGTCGAGGCTGCAGTGATTGTGGCGTCTCAATTCTTGTCTACGATTCTGATCTCCGACTTCATGAACAGCCGTTTCACCGACGCAGATAACTTTACCCAGGTTGGTGGCGCGATAGACTACTATGGAAGAGTATCATTCTGGTGGAAGATGCCTCCTACGTCAAGCTGGACGTTTGCCGAGATGTCAGAGCCATTTTCGGACGGCCCCAACTACCACGATACAGGCCACACATATCGAGCATTCCTGCCCTTCGACGACGAGGCACCACGAAAGGATTTGCGCAGATTCCGTGGACCAGCGCAAGTAATCGATTACCGCGTATTCTGTGTGCAGCCCTTCCTGCATGACATGACACTCAACCCCCTTGGCGCGGATGGTTTATCCGGCCAGGTAGCGATAGATGCACCTTACCATCAGCTGCCAGGCTTGCCGACAAACCAATTTGTCAATTTTACCTGCAAGCTGCCCTCGCCGTATATCCGGGAGAGAATGTGGGGTGAGGGTAGCTTATGCTTTCCTCAACTTCCGGAGAATTGGACTGTGCAGCTGGCAGAACCCTTGGTCGAGACTATCGAGAATCGCTGGCCTTCGTTCGCGAACATGTTCCTTGTTCTTGACAGCCTCGACCACGGTGCTCGAATATCGAATTATCAAGGGCTGGCCATCCCGGGGCCACACGTCGAGGTTGCGCGCAAGGACGGTCCTTGGGCTATAGTGAATAACGGTTCTGATGTCGAGGCACTGCGGGTATCTGCCTGCTTTACTGACTTCCATGCGGCAGAATTCATAGTCGAGATGAACAGCTCTTGGGAGGGCTTGGAGCCCAAATTAACTTGGGATCTTGAGGCCGACGGGCATAACACCGAACCAAGCCGGCGCCAGCTTGGAGTGTCCAGGTCACCGCAGAGCCTGCGTGAACGGGGAGTGCTAGCACTGATAATGCACTCTCAGCGGAACGATAGTGATTTGGATACCCAGGACCAGGGTGAGGACCAGGGCCTAGTGACTCCTCAGCAGTCTGTGCCCGGCTTTCTAAGCGGACTGCCACCTGAGAACAAATACGATGAAGCCAATTTCGACACTGGATTGTTGCTGTCAAAAGGGGATGTTTCGGATGTCCTCAGAGCCGACGTGAGCCACGTGGATTTATTCCAGGATGCCTTGCATGATACCGACAGTCCGGCACTCGCGTCGCAAGGCCTCCTCACTCGGGCTGCTCAAATGGCATACTACAAAGACCTTGTACGGGATAATACCACTGAATCAGCCAGGACCGCGTTCTCTACCATTGCCTCGATCCCCATGCAATGGACAGGGTTCATTGTTGCAGTTTCGCTGGTTGCAGCGCACGTTACCATTCTCTTGATCATATTGGTTATATTCATTTTTTCCACGCACCACTCACTTCTCGGGCATTACTGGCAGGCTATCGCGCAGGTTGTCTCCGAGGACACTATCCGAGTGCTGGAGCAAGCCGACGCAATGAAAGACGATGAGGTCGCACAGTGGGGGGAGCACAAAATACCGCAGTTGGCTCAAACCAGTCTTGTCCGGCGACAATCCAGCGGGCGAGTTGCCGTTGGAGTAGGAGAGGAGAGTGAAATATAACCACAAGCGGCCGAGGTGTGCGTACAGCGCGCCCCTAGAAAGGATGTCTCGAGTAAAAGCTTGGTGGAGAGCCACGTGCAAACCAGGATAAAGCGGCCATCATCAAGCTGCTATCTTTGTAATTGATCACCAGCCGAGGTGGACAACTGCGTAGCTAGTTTCTGCTGGTTTTTGATGGTTTCTGGTAGCTTTTGGTATTTTTTGTAGTTGGGGTGGCTGTTGTAGTTGTACACACagtctgttggttgtttgaCCCTGCTGAGTCATGTTTGCATGTTTGCATGTTTTGCATGTCCGGTGTTTGCATCTCGTGATTTTCCAAACAGTCAACACTCAAACTCAACAATCCTTCATCCTTAATCCTTAATCAACATGGCAGTCGAGTACGAGTTTGGCGGACCGTAAGGACCCTCCCCTGCTATCTGTCATTTCTAACCCGCTGTAGTCTTGGTGCCGCCGGCATTGTCTTCGGCCTCCCGTTGCTGCTCTATTCCTTCGCGTTTGGCTGTAACGATGTTGCTGGCTGCCCCATTCCTTCTCTGCTCCCTGGGCGTGCTCTGACTTGGGGGAATGTGAAGGCAGAGACGGGCCTTGCAGATCTCAGCATAAACAGCTTCATCACATGGGAAGTTCTCTTCGTCACTGTCGGCTATTATGCTTACAGCCTGCTTCTCTGGAGACTTCTGCCTGCCAGCCAGGTTCACGGCACCAAACTGgtccaccatggccgccCGCTGTCATATCGCTTCAATTGTAAGTATAGACATTCTGTCGCATTTCCTGAACACGGTCTGATCTGGATAAATAGCATTCTATGCCAGTGTGGTTACACTCACCATCTGTGCTGTTGGAACGTACCTGCATGGTGCTCACTTCGCTGTCTGGACTTATATCGCCGACAACTATGTGCAGCTTTTGACCGCTAATATCCTGATCTCATACGCTCTATCTGTGTTTCTCTACATCCACAGTTTTAGCGTGGACACGAAATACCCCAACCGCGATCTTCGCGAGTTGGCCGCTGGAGGCACCACCGGGAATCTGATCTACGACTTCTACATCGGCCGCGAATTAAATCCCCGTGTAACTCTGCCATTCTTCGGAGAAATCGATATCAAGACCTGGTGCGAAGTCTGCCCTGGTTTGACCTTGTGGGCCCTGCTAGACCTGGCCTTCATCGCCCAGCAATATCGCAACTACGGCTACATCTCCGACAGTATTGTCTTCACCGCTGTCGTCCAAGCGTACTACATCTTCAGCAGCCAGTACGGCGAATCCAGTATCCTGACCATGATGGACATTACCACCGACGGCATGGGCTTCATGCTCACCTTTGGTGACCTCGCCTGGGTTCCCTTCTTGTACTCCACGCAGTGTCGCTACCTCTCGACATACCCCGTGCACCTGGGTTGGGTACACATCGCTACCATGTGCGCCGTTTTTATCCTtgggatatatatcttcAGGGCTGCCAATACCCAGAAACACGTATTCCGAACCGATCCTAATAACCCTGCCGTAGCTAAGCTGTCTTATATCCAAACTAAGCGGGGCACACGACTCCTGACAGCTGGATGGTGGGGGATCTCTAGACACATCAACTACTTTGGCGACTGGATGCAGTCTCTCCCGTTCAGCCTGCCAACGGCACTCGCT
Above is a window of Aspergillus puulaauensis MK2 DNA, chromosome 2, nearly complete sequence DNA encoding:
- a CDS encoding uncharacterized protein (COG:S;~EggNog:ENOG410PV7I;~TransMembrane:5 (o50-71i105-127o139-157i164-186o611-637i)), which produces MTRLSSEAADYAPLALSNATTSDHDEPPDEWQIPRSKAANVWARIGTLNLLVLALGSIFLAAPLVLLGLVWRESVVAISGGHPNMLWTRVVHAEWTARFVTACTAVIRIIIAFQAGVFTAMVASIMLETIGTPLSYAPFYSIIRAVSVSPNTLLFTASLRPKGVLSLLIALLVVVEAAVIVASQFLSTILISDFMNSRFTDADNFTQVGGAIDYYGRVSFWWKMPPTSSWTFAEMSEPFSDGPNYHDTGHTYRAFLPFDDEAPRKDLRRFRGPAQVIDYRVFCVQPFLHDMTLNPLGADGLSGQVAIDAPYHQLPGLPTNQFVNFTCKLPSPYIRERMWGEGSLCFPQLPENWTVQLAEPLVETIENRWPSFANMFLVLDSLDHGARISNYQGLAIPGPHVEVARKDGPWAIVNNGSDVEALRVSACFTDFHAAEFIVEMNSSWEGLEPKLTWDLEADGHNTEPSRRQLGVSRSPQSLRERGVLALIMHSQRNDSDLDTQDQGEDQGLVTPQQSVPGFLSGLPPENKYDEANFDTGLLLSKGDVSDVLRADVSHVDLFQDALHDTDSPALASQGLLTRAAQMAYYKDLVRDNTTESARTAFSTIASIPMQWTGFIVAVSLVAAHVTILLIILVIFIFSTHHSLLGHYWQAIAQVVSEDTIRVLEQADAMKDDEVAQWGEHKIPQLAQTSLVRRQSSGRVAVGVGEESEI
- a CDS encoding uncharacterized protein (COG:I;~EggNog:ENOG410Q2JU;~InterPro:IPR001171,IPR018083;~PFAM:PF01222;~TransMembrane:8 (i7-28o67-90i111-133o145-165i243-262o282-300i312-331o423-444i);~go_component: GO:0016020 - membrane [Evidence IEA];~go_function: GO:0016628 - oxidoreductase activity, acting on the CH-CH group of donors, NAD or NADP as acceptor [Evidence IEA];~go_process: GO:0016126 - sterol biosynthetic process [Evidence IEA];~go_process: GO:0055114 - oxidation-reduction process [Evidence IEA]); translation: MAVEYEFGGPLGAAGIVFGLPLLLYSFAFGCNDVAGCPIPSLLPGRALTWGNVKAETGLADLSINSFITWEVLFVTVGYYAYSLLLWRLLPASQVHGTKLVHHGRPLSYRFNSFYASVVTLTICAVGTYLHGAHFAVWTYIADNYVQLLTANILISYALSVFLYIHSFSVDTKYPNRDLRELAAGGTTGNLIYDFYIGRELNPRVTLPFFGEIDIKTWCEVCPGLTLWALLDLAFIAQQYRNYGYISDSIVFTAVVQAYYIFSSQYGESSILTMMDITTDGMGFMLTFGDLAWVPFLYSTQCRYLSTYPVHLGWVHIATMCAVFILGIYIFRAANTQKHVFRTDPNNPAVAKLSYIQTKRGTRLLTAGWWGISRHINYFGDWMQSLPFSLPTALAGYLILPAGSTVGDAIPMLDGRLVVQGPAAGWGMVFTYFYVLYFAVLLIHREGRDDAMCRKKYGDDWAEYKRIVRWKIVPWLY